From the genome of Nakamurella flavida:
GCAGCGGCAGTCGACGTCCCGGGCCGCCGCGCACGGGCAGGGGTTGGCCGCGATGACCAGCTGGAACCGGGCCGGGAACCGCACCGCCCCCTGGGCCCGGGCGATGAGCACGCAGCCGGACTCGAGCGGCTGTCGCAGCGAGTCGAGCACCGAAGCGGGGAATTCCGGCGCCTCGTCCAGGAACAGCACACCGTGGTGGGCCTGACTCACACTCCCCGGCCGGACGGTGCCCGATCCCCCGCCCACCAGGGAGGCCAGGGTGGCCGAATGGTGGGGGTCGACGAACGGGGGCTGGGTGATCAGCGGAGTGGACTCGTGCAGCAGGCCGGCGACGGAGTGGACCGCCGTCACCTCGAGCGCCTGCTCGGGATCCAGCGGCGGGAGCAGACCGGGCAGCCGGGTCGCCAGCATCGTCTTGCCCGCCCCGGGCGGTCCGATCAGGGCGAGGTGGTGGCCACCGGCCGCGGCCAGTTCGAGAGCGGCGCGGGCCTCGGGCTGACCGAGGACGTCCGTCATGTCCGGGAGGAGCGGGGGTACCGGCAGCCGGCCCGGGACCATCCGCACGAGTCGGTCGTCCTCCCCCCGGAGCTGCGCGACCAGATCGCGCAGCGACCGGACGCCCACCGCCGCCACGGACCCCGCCAGCCCGGCCTCGGCGAGGTTGTCCACGGGAACGACCGCCCGGGTGTGGCCCACCGCCGCAGCGGCCAGCAGACAGGGCAGGACCCCACGCACCGGCCGCACCTGCCCGTCCAGGCCCAGCTCGCCGATCAGCACCGCCTCCGCGGCCCGCTCGACCGGGACCACACCGGCCGCCGCGAGGACCGCGATGGCCAGCGCCAGATCGAAGCCCGCGCCGCGCTTGGGCAGCGCCGCCGGCGAGAGCGCCAGCGTGATCCGCCGGTCCGGCCAGGAGCAGCCGGAGTTCAGCACGGCGGCTCGTACCCGGTCCCGGGCCTGGGTGACGGCGGCGTCACCGAGCCCGATCACCGTGGTGCCCGGGAGTCCCGCGGCCAGATCGGCCTCGACCGCGATCACCGAACCGGAGACGCCGCTCAGGGCCACCGCCCAGGTCCTCGCCAGGGCCATCAGAAGGCCTCGATCCGGTGGTCGAGCACGGGATCCCCGCCCAGCGGCCACAGGATGCCCACCACGTCGAAGCGGGTGGACACCCACGGCGTCCGGTGACCGGCGAGCCACAACTGGGCCAGGCGCCGCAGCCGACGGCGCTTGCCCGGGGTCACGGACTCCATCGGGGTGCCGTAGCCGACCCCACGCCGGGTCTTGACCTCGCAGAACACCGCGGTGCCGTGGCCGTCGGTGGCCACGATGTCCAGTTCCCCCTCCCGG
Proteins encoded in this window:
- a CDS encoding YifB family Mg chelatase-like AAA ATPase; the encoded protein is MALARTWAVALSGVSGSVIAVEADLAAGLPGTTVIGLGDAAVTQARDRVRAAVLNSGCSWPDRRITLALSPAALPKRGAGFDLALAIAVLAAAGVVPVERAAEAVLIGELGLDGQVRPVRGVLPCLLAAAAVGHTRAVVPVDNLAEAGLAGSVAAVGVRSLRDLVAQLRGEDDRLVRMVPGRLPVPPLLPDMTDVLGQPEARAALELAAAGGHHLALIGPPGAGKTMLATRLPGLLPPLDPEQALEVTAVHSVAGLLHESTPLITQPPFVDPHHSATLASLVGGGSGTVRPGSVSQAHHGVLFLDEAPEFPASVLDSLRQPLESGCVLIARAQGAVRFPARFQLVIAANPCPCAAARDVDCRCPSGVRRRYLGKLSGPLLDRVDIRVEVPALDPSALTGVGVGDDPGRPEGPAPQSDGEGSAAIRARVMLARERAAVRWAGTPWRCNAEVPGPTVRRRWRPDRRSAGLLDQALRSGRLTGRGYDRVLKLALTGADLAGRDTPTTADVALALALRCGEVAA
- a CDS encoding YraN family protein, with amino-acid sequence MAAKDELGRAGEELAVAELERSGLIVLDRNWRCREGELDIVATDGHGTAVFCEVKTRRGVGYGTPMESVTPGKRRRLRRLAQLWLAGHRTPWVSTRFDVVGILWPLGGDPVLDHRIEAF